The proteins below come from a single Mucilaginibacter mali genomic window:
- a CDS encoding alpha-galactosidase translates to MSVNPAKISRAIICFMFCCSIAIGQTKKGAITELADPKGWVIETRSSAYQLYINSSNSIRPVFYGSREQAEQQKKNAQWFDGIEEVPVRGNFPFKTPALEVIYADNVRDAELEYVKGEVIDIEGRQTLKITQKDKYYPLEVTSYIRVLPEFDILEKWMVVKNTGTKGNIKIENAQSGSIVLPADEYMLTHLAGKQMNEFQQQQTLLTPGLKVIQSKAFKANFNPPWFMVRPQNAAKDAGPAWFGSLHYSGNWDLTFDKSIDGNVQILGGINFWDSAWQLVPGASFETPKLSVGYTNDGPDGAAQNMAAYARKTILPARHRNDLRPVLYNNWEATFYAVNEDQQLELAKKAKDIGIELFVIDDGWFKGRTSSTTGLGDWEVDKTKFPNGLGPMIKKINDMGMDFGIWIEPESLVPAAEVYKNHPDWVFDMPPNRTLPITRRYLNLAKEDVYQHLLEVLSKLLAENNIKFIKWDQNSYLSETGWKSAPVEIQREVRIRFMKNVYRLVDELKKRFPNVWFESCASGGGRVDLGMLSRMDQAWVSDDTSPLDRIYMQYGYLWALPANTMVSWVTGNAVHQSTSLDFKFDVSMAGVLAVGDDLRKWNSGDMATAAKKIAEYKVIRPLVQQGTVYHLVSPFEENRSALQYSDATTRSAVICYNMAEYLMGSQYGSRQASTLKLKGLKADQAYIIQKIEERDKPGTTYKGAYLMNIGIEWPVKGANKSQILLVTPKQ, encoded by the coding sequence ATGAGCGTAAATCCAGCTAAAATTTCCCGCGCTATCATTTGTTTCATGTTTTGTTGTTCCATCGCTATCGGGCAAACTAAAAAAGGCGCGATAACTGAATTGGCCGACCCTAAAGGCTGGGTGATCGAAACCAGATCTTCGGCCTACCAGTTGTACATCAACTCATCAAACAGCATCAGGCCGGTATTTTACGGATCGCGCGAGCAGGCCGAACAGCAAAAAAAGAACGCCCAATGGTTTGACGGTATTGAAGAGGTACCGGTGCGGGGCAACTTCCCTTTCAAAACCCCCGCGCTGGAAGTGATCTATGCGGATAACGTGCGCGATGCTGAACTGGAATATGTGAAAGGAGAAGTAATAGATATTGAGGGCAGGCAAACCCTGAAGATCACCCAAAAAGATAAATACTACCCGTTGGAGGTGACATCCTACATCCGCGTACTGCCCGAGTTTGATATCCTTGAAAAATGGATGGTGGTAAAAAACACAGGGACTAAAGGCAATATCAAAATAGAAAACGCGCAGTCGGGCAGCATTGTGCTCCCGGCTGATGAGTATATGCTTACGCACCTGGCGGGCAAGCAAATGAACGAATTTCAGCAGCAGCAAACCCTGCTTACACCTGGGTTAAAGGTGATCCAAAGCAAAGCTTTTAAGGCCAATTTTAACCCACCATGGTTTATGGTGCGACCTCAAAACGCGGCTAAAGATGCCGGGCCAGCCTGGTTCGGTTCGTTGCATTACAGCGGCAACTGGGATCTGACCTTCGATAAATCCATCGACGGGAACGTACAGATATTGGGCGGCATTAACTTTTGGGACAGCGCGTGGCAATTAGTGCCCGGCGCCAGTTTTGAAACGCCCAAGTTATCGGTAGGCTATACCAATGATGGCCCCGATGGCGCTGCTCAAAACATGGCGGCTTATGCCCGCAAAACCATCCTGCCGGCAAGGCACCGTAACGATTTGCGCCCCGTATTATACAACAACTGGGAAGCTACCTTTTATGCCGTTAACGAAGACCAACAACTGGAGCTGGCCAAAAAAGCAAAGGACATCGGCATTGAATTATTTGTAATAGATGATGGCTGGTTTAAGGGCCGCACCAGCTCTACCACCGGGTTGGGCGATTGGGAGGTAGATAAAACAAAATTCCCGAACGGCCTGGGGCCGATGATTAAAAAGATAAACGATATGGGCATGGATTTCGGTATCTGGATAGAGCCGGAAAGCCTGGTGCCCGCTGCCGAAGTTTATAAAAACCACCCCGATTGGGTTTTCGATATGCCACCCAACCGTACGCTGCCCATTACGCGCCGTTATTTGAATTTGGCTAAAGAGGATGTGTATCAGCATCTGCTGGAGGTATTGAGCAAACTGTTAGCCGAAAATAATATCAAATTTATTAAATGGGACCAAAACTCCTACCTGTCGGAAACCGGTTGGAAGAGCGCCCCGGTGGAGATACAGCGCGAAGTGCGTATCCGCTTTATGAAGAATGTTTACCGTTTGGTTGATGAACTTAAAAAGCGCTTCCCAAATGTTTGGTTTGAAAGCTGCGCCAGCGGCGGCGGCCGGGTTGACCTGGGTATGCTATCGCGTATGGACCAGGCCTGGGTAAGCGATGATACCAGTCCCCTGGACCGTATTTATATGCAATACGGTTACCTGTGGGCACTGCCTGCCAATACCATGGTAAGCTGGGTAACGGGAAACGCTGTGCATCAGTCTACTTCGCTCGATTTTAAATTTGATGTATCTATGGCCGGCGTACTGGCCGTGGGCGATGACCTGCGTAAATGGAATAGCGGGGATATGGCCACCGCGGCTAAAAAAATAGCCGAATACAAGGTGATCCGCCCATTGGTGCAACAGGGTACAGTTTACCATTTGGTATCGCCGTTTGAAGAGAACCGCTCGGCGCTGCAGTACTCTGATGCAACAACCAGATCGGCTGTCATCTGCTATAACATGGCCGAATACCTGATGGGCAGTCAGTATGGTTCAAGACAGGCAAGCACCTTGAAGTTAAAAGGCCTGAAAGCTGATCAAGCCTACATCATACAAAAAATTGAAGAACGCGATAAACCGGGCACAACCTACAAAGGCGCTTACCTGATGAATATAGGTATTGAATGGCCGGTTAAAGGCGCTAATAAAAGCCAGATACTGTTGGTAACCCCAAAGCAATAA
- a CDS encoding acyl carrier protein, whose protein sequence is MNRAEILDELKKILAPYTLDKEQLAGINENTDLIKDLKINSANLVDIIIDAEEKYNVEIDYDDAEKMINVGSCIDVIAERLNA, encoded by the coding sequence ATGAACAGAGCAGAAATTTTAGACGAACTAAAAAAAATACTGGCACCTTATACCCTTGATAAAGAACAACTGGCCGGCATAAACGAAAACACCGACCTGATAAAGGACCTGAAGATTAATTCGGCTAACCTGGTAGATATTATTATCGACGCTGAAGAAAAATACAACGTGGAAATTGATTATGACGATGCCGAAAAAATGATAAACGTAGGCAGTTGTATCGATGTGATTGCCGAGCGTTTAAATGCCTGA
- a CDS encoding 3-hydroxyacyl-ACP dehydratase FabZ family protein — protein MKNSILNHLPYKSSFRFVDNISRLTEDEVIGDFTLKEDAFFYEDHFAGNPVTPGVIITEIMAQIGLVVMGIFLILKDANLDLGDESDLFPLLTSTDVSFFKMVLPGQKVTVVSKKQYFRFGKLKCYVELLDETGELVARGMFSGIIKHVDGFKK, from the coding sequence ATGAAGAACAGTATATTAAACCATCTGCCCTATAAATCGTCTTTCCGTTTTGTAGATAATATATCCCGCCTGACGGAGGATGAAGTGATCGGCGATTTTACGTTGAAGGAAGACGCCTTTTTTTACGAAGATCATTTTGCCGGCAACCCGGTAACGCCGGGCGTGATCATTACCGAAATTATGGCGCAGATAGGCCTGGTGGTAATGGGTATATTTTTGATATTGAAGGATGCTAATTTGGATTTGGGCGATGAGAGCGACTTGTTCCCGTTATTAACCTCAACCGATGTATCGTTCTTTAAAATGGTGCTGCCAGGGCAAAAGGTAACGGTGGTATCAAAAAAGCAGTACTTCCGTTTTGGTAAGCTGAAGTGCTATGTAGAACTGCTGGATGAAACCGGCGAGCTGGTAGCGCGGGGTATGTTCAGCGGAATAATTAAGCATGTAGACGGTTTTAAAAAATGA
- a CDS encoding 4'-phosphopantetheinyl transferase family protein, translating into MNSIGNDIIALNTIDTARTRNPRFYKKILAETEQQLYYANLSHIPLEQFVWLLWSVKEAAYKCLQRLQPDLVFSPVKTVVISLDTPVKASPAIPVNIVSTGFDDDASFRATISFQNQTLYSRSIIYGDEVLHTVASFNPDLRNIHWGIKRIDTTDPQTQSSAVRQFLLADPLLSYNKNYSVEKSSSGYPFITAKGKNTGAMVSLSHHGEWVGYAVV; encoded by the coding sequence ATGAACAGCATCGGCAACGATATTATTGCTTTAAATACTATTGATACTGCCCGTACCCGTAACCCGCGGTTCTACAAAAAAATATTAGCCGAAACAGAACAGCAATTATACTACGCTAATCTCAGCCATATCCCGCTTGAACAATTTGTATGGCTGTTATGGTCGGTTAAGGAGGCGGCGTACAAATGCCTGCAAAGATTGCAGCCCGATCTGGTTTTCTCTCCTGTTAAAACGGTTGTTATTAGCTTAGACACACCCGTCAAAGCCTCACCTGCCATTCCTGTAAATATTGTCAGTACCGGCTTTGATGATGACGCCAGCTTCAGGGCGACGATCTCTTTTCAAAATCAAACGCTTTACTCCCGCTCAATAATTTATGGTGATGAAGTGTTGCATACCGTAGCTTCGTTTAATCCTGATCTCAGGAATATCCATTGGGGTATAAAACGTATCGATACCACCGATCCGCAAACGCAATCATCCGCAGTTCGCCAATTCTTGCTGGCAGATCCTTTACTGTCTTACAACAAAAATTATAGCGTAGAAAAAAGCTCTTCCGGTTATCCGTTCATTACCGCTAAGGGAAAGAATACTGGTGCAATGGTTTCTTTATCGCATCATGGGGAATGGGTAGGCTATGCGGTGGTATAA
- a CDS encoding SDR family oxidoreductase — MDKHLPFSGLWAVILGGSSGFGFAAVEKLAAHGMNIAVLYREPSAMAKKTVATLVEVAAKNGVEVLPFNLNVLDAASRQSFMTDFVADKKGKVKLLMHSVARGNLKPLVSTQKNEALLTTEDIQLTSYAMSNSLLDWTRDLLDAGLFHADARIIGLTSEGADKHWDAYAAVAIAKASLQSLVTYMAVEFAPFGIKTNLIQAGITNTAALQRIPGSEKLVEIAQTRNPLQRMTEPRDVAGVIYLLCTDEAAWINGSLIHVDGGEHCR; from the coding sequence GTGGATAAACACTTACCTTTTTCGGGCTTATGGGCAGTAATACTGGGCGGATCAAGCGGCTTTGGTTTTGCCGCCGTTGAAAAGCTGGCAGCGCACGGGATGAATATTGCCGTGTTGTACCGCGAGCCATCAGCCATGGCCAAAAAAACGGTTGCCACATTGGTTGAAGTAGCCGCCAAAAACGGCGTTGAGGTATTACCCTTTAACCTTAATGTATTGGATGCCGCATCGCGCCAAAGCTTTATGACCGATTTTGTTGCCGATAAAAAAGGTAAGGTAAAACTGCTGATGCATTCGGTTGCCCGTGGTAACCTGAAACCCCTGGTATCAACCCAAAAGAATGAAGCCCTGTTAACTACCGAGGATATCCAACTCACCAGCTACGCCATGAGCAACAGCCTGCTCGATTGGACACGCGACCTGCTCGACGCCGGCTTATTTCATGCTGATGCCCGTATTATCGGCCTTACCAGCGAGGGTGCCGATAAGCATTGGGATGCCTATGCCGCGGTTGCCATTGCCAAAGCATCGCTGCAAAGTTTGGTTACCTATATGGCAGTGGAGTTCGCGCCTTTTGGTATCAAAACTAATTTGATACAGGCTGGTATTACCAATACGGCCGCCCTGCAAAGAATACCGGGTAGCGAAAAACTGGTAGAGATAGCCCAAACCCGCAACCCCTTACAACGCATGACCGAACCGCGCGACGTAGCCGGGGTAATTTATTTATTATGTACCGACGAGGCCGCCTGGATAAACGGCAGCCTGATACACGTTGACGGCGGCGAACACTGCCGGTAA
- a CDS encoding ArnT family glycosyltransferase, with translation MSTRMPDNALNTSYRSDKPIWYFLLCWTIFNIIQAYTLELHPDEAYYWIYSRLLDWGYYDHPPMVAIFIRLGDMLVHNELGLRLMTILASSASIYLLWLILKRYAVEARWFLLVVPGLLILHIYGFTTTPDVPLFFFTLLFYFIYQKYADEDKLQWALLLGLIIAGLLYSKYHGVLLIGFTLLSNIKLLRRPSFYLIVVLAAALFTPHILWQMHHDYPSLSYHLYERSAEVYEPITTVLYFPGQILMAGPLIGWFLFYVALTIKIKDAFIRCLLVNFIGTVIFFLLNTFKGEVQSHWTLIAFAPLVMLVLIRFKQLGEPPKWFAPLAVANIVLVMALRISLIFPPAFIKNSSRFQSYYGYREWAKQLKQKAGDNYVIFISGFQEASKYSYYTNSLKGFAYDARAYRRTQFDIWPIEDSMQHKRALYTMDFNGKGLVLDSFPTTRGMWHSMWIDSVRTFQKVDIRTDAKNMKAKPGQAMALDLTITNPYNWPISFKNQGYPHELVIAAIFLQDEEELFPVRFGSRQDSISIPAHQSIPYHFEFHAPTVKGKYELVFSVRTTPFPGGRNSRPISFTVE, from the coding sequence TTGAGCACCAGGATGCCGGACAACGCGCTAAATACTTCTTATCGGTCGGATAAACCCATCTGGTATTTCCTGCTTTGCTGGACCATCTTCAATATTATACAAGCCTACACGCTTGAACTGCACCCCGACGAGGCTTACTACTGGATCTACTCGCGCCTGTTAGATTGGGGCTACTACGATCACCCGCCGATGGTAGCTATCTTCATCCGCCTGGGCGATATGCTGGTACATAACGAGTTAGGACTTCGCCTGATGACCATCTTGGCCAGCAGCGCGTCCATCTACCTGCTTTGGCTCATCCTGAAGCGCTATGCCGTGGAGGCCCGCTGGTTTTTACTGGTGGTGCCCGGTCTGCTCATCCTGCACATTTATGGTTTTACCACCACGCCCGATGTGCCGTTGTTCTTTTTTACCCTGCTGTTTTATTTTATCTACCAAAAATATGCAGACGAGGATAAGTTGCAATGGGCCTTACTGCTGGGATTAATTATTGCCGGTTTACTTTATAGCAAATATCACGGGGTACTGCTCATTGGGTTTACCCTGTTATCAAACATCAAACTGCTTAGGCGGCCAAGCTTTTATTTGATAGTTGTGCTTGCCGCCGCGTTGTTTACCCCGCATATCCTGTGGCAGATGCATCACGATTATCCGTCGCTCAGTTACCATTTGTACGAACGCTCGGCCGAGGTTTATGAACCGATTACCACCGTGCTTTACTTCCCGGGACAGATTCTGATGGCCGGGCCGCTCATCGGCTGGTTTTTGTTTTATGTGGCGCTTACCATTAAAATAAAGGATGCCTTTATCCGATGCCTGCTGGTTAATTTCATCGGCACGGTGATCTTCTTTTTATTAAACACGTTTAAAGGCGAGGTACAATCGCACTGGACGCTGATCGCCTTCGCGCCGCTGGTGATGCTGGTGCTGATCCGCTTTAAGCAATTAGGCGAGCCCCCCAAATGGTTTGCCCCGCTGGCGGTGGCTAATATTGTGCTGGTCATGGCGCTGCGGATATCACTTATCTTCCCGCCTGCCTTTATTAAGAACAGTTCGCGCTTTCAAAGCTATTATGGCTACCGCGAATGGGCTAAACAACTAAAGCAAAAGGCCGGCGATAATTACGTGATCTTTATCAGCGGTTTCCAGGAGGCATCAAAGTATAGCTATTACACCAATTCGCTAAAAGGTTTTGCTTATGATGCCCGTGCCTACCGCCGCACGCAATTTGATATCTGGCCCATTGAGGATAGCATGCAGCACAAGCGCGCCCTGTACACCATGGATTTTAATGGCAAGGGACTGGTGCTGGATAGCTTCCCCACCACCCGTGGCATGTGGCATAGTATGTGGATCGATAGCGTACGCACCTTCCAAAAGGTAGATATCCGTACCGATGCCAAAAACATGAAGGCCAAACCCGGACAGGCCATGGCTTTAGACCTCACCATCACCAACCCGTACAACTGGCCCATTAGCTTTAAGAACCAGGGCTACCCGCACGAGCTGGTGATAGCCGCCATTTTTTTACAGGATGAGGAGGAACTGTTCCCCGTGCGCTTCGGTTCGCGGCAGGATAGTATCAGTATCCCGGCTCATCAAAGTATTCCTTACCATTTCGAGTTTCACGCGCCGACTGTAAAGGGTAAGTACGAGCTGGTTTTTTCGGTGCGCACCACACCATTCCCGGGCGGCAGGAACAGCCGCCCCATTAGTTTTACCGTTGAATAA
- the hisD gene encoding histidinol dehydrogenase, translated as MKYIKQGKSDTELKEADAKVKEIVSGIIKNIEANGDVAVRELSEKFDKWAPESFRLTEAQIAEIVSAVPEQTVNDIKFAQAQIKNFATKQRASIQDIEYETLPGVFLGHKNIPVNSAGCYIPGGRYPMVASAHMSILTAKVAGVKRVIACTPPINGKVPAATICAMHLAGADEIYLLGGVQAVCAMAIGTETIQPVDIIVGPGNAYVAEAKKQLYGRVGIDLFAGPTEVLVIADETSDAEIVATDLLGQAEHGPTSPACLITTSEQLANETLVEIEKQLLVLPTADIAGVAWRDNGSVIVVADEKEAVEVADKLAYEHVEVLTKDPNYFLHNMTNYGALFLGPETNVAYGDKVIGTNHTLPTNKAARYTGGLWVGKFLKNCTYQRCTPEAGAFIGGYCMRLCEIEGFMGHREQAALRVRRYGKKEEVEA; from the coding sequence ATGAAATACATTAAACAAGGAAAAAGCGATACCGAGCTAAAAGAAGCCGATGCGAAGGTTAAGGAAATTGTAAGCGGCATCATCAAAAACATCGAAGCCAATGGCGATGTGGCCGTAAGGGAACTATCAGAAAAATTTGATAAGTGGGCACCCGAAAGCTTCCGCTTAACCGAAGCGCAGATAGCCGAAATTGTGAGCGCCGTACCCGAACAAACCGTTAACGATATCAAATTCGCGCAGGCGCAGATCAAGAACTTCGCCACTAAGCAGCGCGCATCGATACAGGATATTGAGTATGAGACCCTGCCCGGCGTGTTCCTGGGGCATAAAAACATCCCGGTTAACAGCGCGGGTTGCTACATCCCCGGCGGCAGGTACCCAATGGTGGCCTCGGCGCACATGAGCATCCTCACCGCCAAGGTGGCGGGTGTAAAGCGGGTAATTGCCTGCACGCCTCCAATTAATGGCAAAGTGCCTGCGGCTACCATCTGCGCCATGCATTTGGCCGGGGCCGATGAGATTTACCTGTTAGGTGGTGTACAGGCGGTTTGCGCCATGGCCATCGGTACCGAAACCATACAGCCGGTGGATATTATTGTTGGTCCGGGTAATGCCTATGTAGCCGAGGCAAAAAAACAACTGTATGGCAGGGTAGGCATCGATTTGTTTGCCGGCCCTACCGAAGTGCTGGTGATAGCCGACGAAACATCCGATGCTGAAATTGTGGCTACAGACCTGTTAGGTCAGGCTGAACACGGCCCTACATCTCCCGCCTGCCTGATCACCACATCCGAACAACTGGCCAATGAAACGCTGGTGGAAATTGAAAAGCAATTGTTAGTGCTGCCGACGGCAGATATTGCCGGCGTAGCCTGGCGCGATAACGGATCGGTTATAGTTGTGGCCGATGAAAAGGAGGCTGTAGAAGTAGCCGATAAACTGGCTTACGAACACGTGGAAGTATTGACCAAAGACCCGAACTACTTCCTGCATAACATGACCAACTATGGCGCCCTGTTCCTTGGCCCGGAAACCAATGTGGCCTATGGCGATAAGGTGATCGGCACCAACCATACCCTACCCACCAATAAGGCCGCGCGCTATACCGGCGGCCTGTGGGTGGGTAAATTCCTGAAGAACTGTACCTACCAGCGCTGCACGCCGGAAGCGGGCGCTTTCATCGGCGGGTACTGTATGCGCCTGTGCGAAATAGAAGGCTTTATGGGCCACCGCGAACAAGCCGCCCTGCGCGTTCGCCGGTATGGGAAAAAGGAAGAAGTGGAAGCTTAA
- a CDS encoding DinB family protein — protein sequence MSQQFDTIRNPRLTILAAIEGLTIEQLNTVPAGFNNNIIWNLGHMVAAQCGICYKRAGLALPIDEAFFDTYKPGSKPERFFTAEEFEQIKTLLTTSTNTLEADLQKDIWGNYPTWTTRYGVEIHNIQDAIAFLPFHEGLHIGAIIALKKLV from the coding sequence ATGAGCCAGCAATTTGATACCATCCGTAACCCGCGTTTAACCATACTTGCCGCTATTGAGGGGCTTACTATCGAACAATTGAACACCGTTCCAGCAGGCTTCAATAACAATATTATCTGGAACCTGGGCCATATGGTGGCAGCCCAATGCGGTATTTGCTACAAACGTGCAGGACTTGCCCTGCCTATCGACGAGGCTTTTTTCGATACCTACAAACCCGGCAGCAAACCCGAAAGGTTTTTTACGGCCGAAGAATTTGAGCAAATAAAAACCCTGCTAACCACAAGTACCAATACTTTAGAAGCCGATCTGCAAAAGGATATCTGGGGTAATTACCCAACCTGGACAACCCGTTATGGTGTAGAGATACATAATATCCAGGATGCTATAGCCTTTTTACCTTTTCATGAGGGCCTGCACATTGGTGCCATTATCGCGCTGAAAAAACTGGTTTAA
- a CDS encoding beta-ketoacyl-ACP synthase III, with protein MSANPVYIVNTSAYFPNQPVSNDEMEEYLGYINGKPSKSKKIVLRNNAITNRYYALQKGGKSTHTNAQMTALAVRELFDNDPEKLKDIELLSCGTSSPDQMMPSHGVMTHGWLPEAGGIEVVSPAGVCCAGMHALKFAYLAIKAGEVNTAVATGSERFSGLLVSDVFEEEAHKLVELNENPYIAFSKEFLRWMLSDGASAFLLSDKPNEEGLSLRIEWIEGVSYADRMEPCMYMGSEKEADGTFKGFMDYTPEEIMNKSIFSVKQDISLLSDNIVPLGGQKIKEIFEKKGLTVNDIDHFLPHISSNFFRGKIYDMIEEYGGGIPYEKWFINLYTVGNVGAASIYLMINEMFHSGKLKKGEKLLLLVPESSRFSYMYAMLTVV; from the coding sequence ATGTCTGCCAACCCGGTTTATATTGTTAATACCTCGGCCTATTTCCCCAACCAACCCGTTAGTAACGACGAGATGGAGGAATACCTGGGCTATATTAACGGCAAACCATCAAAATCTAAAAAGATAGTATTGCGTAACAACGCCATCACCAACCGCTATTACGCGTTGCAGAAAGGCGGTAAGTCGACCCATACCAATGCCCAGATGACCGCACTGGCCGTACGCGAATTATTTGATAACGACCCCGAAAAATTAAAAGATATTGAATTGCTAAGCTGCGGCACCTCATCTCCCGACCAAATGATGCCCAGCCACGGGGTGATGACCCACGGCTGGCTGCCCGAAGCTGGCGGCATAGAGGTAGTATCGCCTGCAGGTGTTTGCTGCGCCGGTATGCACGCGTTGAAATTTGCTTACCTGGCCATTAAAGCCGGCGAGGTGAATACCGCTGTGGCTACCGGTTCAGAAAGGTTTTCGGGCCTGCTGGTATCTGATGTATTTGAAGAGGAAGCCCACAAACTGGTAGAACTGAACGAGAACCCGTACATCGCGTTCTCGAAAGAGTTTTTACGCTGGATGTTATCTGACGGTGCTTCGGCATTTTTACTGTCGGATAAACCCAATGAAGAGGGCTTAAGCCTGCGCATTGAGTGGATAGAAGGCGTATCCTATGCCGACCGGATGGAACCCTGCATGTACATGGGATCTGAAAAGGAAGCTGACGGCACCTTTAAAGGCTTTATGGATTATACGCCCGAAGAGATCATGAACAAATCTATCTTCAGCGTAAAACAGGATATCAGCTTGCTAAGCGATAACATCGTTCCGTTGGGTGGGCAAAAAATTAAAGAGATATTCGAGAAAAAAGGTTTGACCGTTAATGATATCGACCACTTTTTACCGCATATCTCCAGCAATTTCTTCCGCGGTAAGATATACGATATGATAGAAGAATACGGCGGCGGCATCCCTTACGAAAAATGGTTTATTAACCTTTATACCGTAGGCAACGTTGGCGCGGCATCCATCTATTTAATGATCAACGAGATGTTCCACAGCGGTAAATTGAAGAAAGGTGAGAAGTTATTGCTGCTGGTGCCGGAAAGTTCGCGGTTTAGCTATATGTATGCGATGTTGACGGTGGTGTAG
- a CDS encoding beta-ketoacyl-[acyl-carrier-protein] synthase family protein codes for MSRRVVVTGIGVVSPNGVGVPAFLNAIQNGISGVKFVPLYQELNFSCQVAGVPDFEWDSLKKYISEVTFHGLKGTNIGYGITAALDAWADAGLPYDTDEPRWDTGCIFGNSVADTEAMKNVIIRVDNREARKLGSRVVEQAMNSGVTSYIAGRLGLGNMITTNSVACATGTQAILMGYQYIKQGQANRMLVGSSEYVDPYVYGAFDSMRVLSRKFNDAPEKASRPMSATAGGFVPGSGSGALILEDLDMALERGATIYAEVLGGSSNSGGQRGGGSMTAPNPAGVIKCIDDAVISSGIHRDDIDLVSGHLTATMADKQEVQNWATALGRNGKDFPLINSLKSMIGHCLSAAGSIESVAAILQIKHNFAHPNINLEDPNPGITQLIAEDCIPLTTIKKDINILAKANFGFGDVNSCLIFSKYK; via the coding sequence ATGAGCAGGCGCGTAGTTGTTACCGGTATAGGGGTGGTATCGCCAAACGGCGTTGGGGTGCCTGCGTTCCTTAATGCGATACAGAACGGCATTTCGGGCGTGAAATTTGTGCCGCTATACCAGGAACTTAACTTTAGTTGCCAGGTGGCCGGAGTGCCCGATTTTGAATGGGATAGCTTGAAGAAATACATATCCGAAGTTACCTTTCACGGGTTAAAAGGCACTAATATTGGCTACGGGATAACTGCCGCACTTGATGCCTGGGCCGATGCCGGTTTGCCTTACGATACCGACGAACCGCGCTGGGATACGGGCTGCATCTTCGGTAACAGCGTGGCCGATACCGAGGCTATGAAGAACGTGATCATCCGGGTAGATAATAGAGAGGCCCGCAAACTGGGATCGCGGGTGGTAGAGCAGGCCATGAACAGCGGGGTGACCAGCTATATAGCCGGCCGGTTGGGTTTGGGCAATATGATCACTACCAACTCGGTGGCTTGCGCAACGGGTACGCAGGCTATTTTAATGGGCTATCAATACATAAAACAAGGCCAGGCCAACCGTATGCTGGTGGGCAGCAGCGAATATGTTGACCCATACGTTTATGGCGCTTTCGACAGTATGCGGGTGCTTTCGCGCAAATTTAATGACGCGCCCGAAAAAGCGTCGCGTCCCATGAGCGCTACTGCCGGTGGCTTTGTGCCGGGATCGGGTTCGGGGGCTTTGATACTGGAAGACCTGGATATGGCCCTTGAACGCGGCGCCACCATTTACGCCGAGGTTTTAGGCGGCAGCAGCAACAGCGGCGGGCAGCGAGGCGGCGGCAGCATGACGGCCCCAAACCCTGCGGGAGTAATAAAATGCATTGATGATGCGGTAATTTCATCTGGTATTCATCGGGATGATATAGATTTGGTAAGCGGGCATTTAACCGCTACCATGGCCGATAAGCAGGAAGTACAGAACTGGGCGACGGCTTTAGGGCGTAACGGCAAGGATTTTCCACTTATCAATTCCCTAAAATCAATGATAGGGCATTGTTTGAGCGCGGCAGGGTCGATAGAATCGGTGGCGGCGATATTGCAAATAAAGCATAACTTTGCCCACCCAAATATCAACCTCGAAGATCCGAACCCCGGGATAACACAATTGATAGCTGAGGATTGTATACCATTAACAACGATTAAGAAAGATATTAATATATTAGCAAAGGCTAATTTTGGATTTGGAGATGTTAACAGCTGTTTAATATTTTCAAAATATAAATAA